In one Pseudomonas fitomaticsae genomic region, the following are encoded:
- the tcyN gene encoding L-cystine ABC transporter ATP-binding protein TcyN: MIVVEKLTKQFKGQVVLNGIDLEVKEGEVVAIIGPSGSGKTTFLRCLNFLEQPTSGRIKVGEIEIDTSRPLNQQQSLVRNLRQHVGFVFQNFNLFPHRTALENVIEGPIVVKKTPRDAAIALGKKLLAKVGLAGKEDAYPRRLSGGQQQRVAIARALAMEPEVILFDEPTSALDPELVGEVLATIRGLAEEKRTMVIVTHEMAFARDVANRVVFFDKGVIVEQGEAKALFANPKEERTRQFLSKFRNNG, from the coding sequence ATGATTGTCGTGGAAAAACTGACAAAGCAGTTCAAGGGTCAAGTCGTGCTCAACGGCATTGATCTGGAGGTGAAGGAAGGCGAGGTCGTTGCAATCATCGGCCCCAGCGGCTCGGGCAAGACCACGTTCCTGCGCTGCCTGAACTTCCTCGAACAACCCACCAGCGGCCGGATCAAGGTCGGCGAGATCGAAATCGATACCAGCCGCCCGCTGAACCAGCAGCAGAGTCTGGTGCGCAACCTGCGCCAGCACGTGGGCTTCGTGTTCCAGAACTTCAACCTGTTCCCGCACCGCACCGCCCTGGAAAACGTCATCGAAGGCCCGATCGTGGTCAAGAAGACGCCCCGCGACGCAGCCATTGCCCTGGGCAAGAAGCTGCTGGCCAAGGTCGGCCTGGCGGGCAAGGAAGACGCCTACCCACGGCGCCTGTCTGGTGGCCAGCAACAGCGCGTGGCGATTGCCCGGGCGCTGGCGATGGAGCCGGAAGTGATCCTGTTCGACGAGCCGACTTCGGCCCTCGATCCGGAACTGGTGGGTGAAGTACTGGCGACCATCCGCGGCCTTGCCGAGGAGAAACGCACCATGGTGATCGTCACCCACGAAATGGCGTTCGCCCGTGACGTGGCCAACCGCGTGGTGTTTTTCGACAAGGGCGTGATCGTCGAACAAGGTGAAGCGAAAGCGTTGTTTGCCAATCCGAAAGAAGAGCGCACTCGACAGTTCCTCAGCAAGTTCAGAAACAACGGCTGA
- the tcyL gene encoding cystine ABC transporter permease, which translates to MEEAFQLALDSAPFLLKGAYYTVILSLGGMFFGLLLGFGLALMRLSRFKSVSWLARIYVSFFRGTPLLVQLFVIYYGLPQLGMELDPLPAALIGFSLNMAAYACEILRSAIGSIERGQWEAAASIGMTRAQTLRRAILPQAMRTALPPLGNSFISLVKDTALAATIQVPELFRQAQLITARTFEVFTMYLAAALIYWILATVLSHFQNKLEERVNRHDQES; encoded by the coding sequence ATGGAAGAAGCTTTCCAACTCGCACTGGACTCCGCGCCCTTCCTGTTGAAGGGCGCGTACTACACGGTAATCCTCAGCCTGGGCGGCATGTTCTTCGGCCTGCTGCTGGGCTTTGGCCTGGCGTTGATGCGCCTGTCGCGTTTCAAGTCGGTCAGCTGGCTGGCCCGCATCTACGTGTCGTTCTTTCGCGGCACGCCGTTGCTGGTGCAACTGTTCGTGATCTATTACGGCTTGCCGCAATTGGGCATGGAGCTCGACCCGCTGCCGGCGGCACTGATCGGCTTCTCGCTGAACATGGCCGCCTACGCCTGTGAAATCCTGCGGTCCGCGATCGGTTCGATCGAACGCGGCCAGTGGGAAGCCGCTGCGAGCATCGGCATGACCCGCGCGCAGACCCTGCGCCGGGCCATCCTGCCGCAGGCGATGCGCACGGCCTTGCCGCCGCTGGGCAACAGCTTCATTTCGCTGGTCAAGGACACCGCACTGGCCGCCACCATTCAGGTGCCGGAGCTGTTCCGTCAGGCGCAACTGATTACCGCCCGGACTTTCGAAGTCTTCACCATGTATCTTGCCGCCGCGCTGATCTACTGGATTCTGGCCACGGTGCTCTCGCACTTCCAGAACAAGTTGGAAGAGCGGGTCAATCGGCACGACCAGGAGTCCTGA
- the tcyJ gene encoding cystine ABC transporter substrate-binding protein: MILSALRRNLLVGSLGLALSAGLLGQAVAGEQLQQIKDKGVINVGLEGTYPPFSFVDADGKLSGFEVELSEALAKKLGVKAKIQPTKWDGILAALESKRLDVVVNQVTISEERKKKYDFSEPYTVSGIQALVLKDKAAALNIKSAADLSGKKVGVGLGTNYEQWVRANVPGADVRTYDDDPTKFADLNNGRTDAILIDRLAALEYAKKAPKTVAAGEAFSRQEAGVALRKGEPELLAAVNKALDELRADGTLEKLSTKYFNADVTK; the protein is encoded by the coding sequence ATGATTCTTTCCGCACTACGTCGAAATCTGCTGGTAGGTTCGCTGGGCCTGGCACTGAGCGCCGGTCTGCTGGGGCAGGCGGTTGCCGGTGAGCAACTGCAACAGATCAAGGACAAAGGCGTTATCAACGTCGGCCTGGAAGGCACTTACCCACCGTTCAGCTTCGTCGATGCCGACGGCAAGCTGTCGGGTTTCGAAGTCGAGCTGTCCGAAGCCCTGGCCAAGAAGCTGGGCGTGAAGGCCAAGATTCAGCCGACCAAATGGGACGGCATCCTCGCAGCCCTGGAATCCAAGCGTCTGGACGTCGTGGTCAATCAGGTGACCATCTCCGAAGAGCGCAAGAAGAAGTATGACTTCTCCGAGCCGTACACCGTTTCCGGGATTCAGGCGCTGGTGCTGAAAGACAAGGCAGCCGCGCTGAACATCAAGTCCGCCGCTGACCTGTCCGGCAAGAAAGTCGGTGTGGGCCTGGGCACCAACTACGAGCAATGGGTCCGCGCCAACGTGCCGGGCGCCGACGTGCGCACCTACGACGATGATCCGACCAAGTTCGCCGACCTGAACAACGGCCGTACCGACGCGATCCTGATCGACCGTCTGGCGGCACTGGAATACGCCAAGAAAGCGCCGAAAACCGTCGCTGCCGGTGAGGCCTTCTCGCGTCAGGAAGCCGGTGTTGCCCTGCGCAAAGGCGAGCCTGAACTGCTGGCCGCCGTGAACAAGGCCCTCGACGAACTGCGTGCCGACGGCACCCTTGAGAAGCTGTCCACGAAATACTTCAACGCTGACGTCACCAAATAA
- a CDS encoding D-cysteine desulfhydrase, with protein sequence MSTQPIKQQLDRFNRLDLLGQPTPLEKLERLSTWLGRDVYIKRDELTPLAMGGNKLRKLEYLAADALAQGADTLITAGALQSNHVRQTAALAAKLGLGCVALLENPLGTDDSNYTGNGNRLLLDLFDTKVELVDNLDNADEQLAALAVRLRSNGKKPYLVPIGGSNALGALGYVRAGLELAEQIKDTGLQFSAVVLASGSAGTHSGLALALSEALPQLPVIGVTVSRSEEDQRPKVQGLAERTADLLGVALPVNFKVELWDEYFGPRYGEPNAGTLAAVKLLASQDAVLLDPVYTGKAMAGLLDGIGRGRFDDGPIIFLHTGGAPALFAYKDFL encoded by the coding sequence ATGTCCACACAACCGATCAAACAACAGCTGGATCGCTTTAACCGCCTCGACCTGCTCGGCCAACCGACCCCACTGGAAAAACTCGAGCGCCTGTCCACCTGGCTCGGCCGCGATGTCTACATCAAACGCGATGAACTGACGCCTTTGGCCATGGGCGGCAACAAGCTGCGCAAGCTTGAATACCTCGCCGCCGATGCCCTCGCTCAAGGCGCGGACACCCTGATCACCGCCGGCGCACTGCAATCGAACCATGTTCGCCAGACCGCCGCGCTGGCCGCGAAACTGGGGCTGGGCTGCGTGGCCCTGCTGGAAAATCCGCTGGGCACCGATGACAGCAACTACACCGGCAACGGCAACCGCCTGCTGCTGGACCTGTTCGACACCAAGGTCGAACTGGTCGACAACCTCGACAACGCCGACGAACAACTGGCCGCCCTCGCCGTGCGCCTGCGCAGCAACGGCAAGAAGCCGTATCTGGTGCCGATCGGTGGCTCCAACGCCCTCGGCGCGCTGGGTTACGTGCGCGCTGGCCTGGAATTGGCGGAACAGATCAAGGACACCGGCCTGCAATTCTCCGCCGTCGTTCTGGCCTCGGGCAGCGCCGGCACTCACAGCGGTCTGGCGCTGGCCTTGAGCGAAGCCCTGCCGCAACTGCCGGTGATCGGCGTGACGGTATCGCGCAGCGAAGAAGATCAGCGTCCGAAAGTCCAGGGTCTGGCCGAACGCACTGCCGATTTGTTGGGCGTGGCGTTGCCGGTAAATTTCAAGGTCGAACTGTGGGACGAATACTTCGGCCCGCGTTACGGCGAGCCGAATGCCGGAACCCTGGCGGCGGTGAAACTGCTGGCGAGCCAGGACGCCGTGCTGCTCGATCCGGTCTACACCGGCAAGGCCATGGCCGGGCTGCTCGACGGCATCGGTCGCGGGCGTTTCGACGACGGCCCGATCATCTTCCTGCACACCGGCGGCGCCCCGGCGTTGTTCGCGTACAAGGACTTTCTGTAG
- the epsC gene encoding serine O-acetyltransferase EpsC: MSERSSHWQLQTIVSQLRTARDQWRAQNGRASGEQGGRELPSRDAMAQILEALCGALFPMRLGPVDLREESEDFYVGHTLDVALNALLAQARLELRYVARHSAQADTEVEAQAIRIIQDFALALPGLRSLLDTDVLAAYHGDPAARSVDEVLLCYPGILAVIHHRLAHHLYRAGLPLLARISSEIAHSATGIDIHPGAQIGRSFFIDHGTGVVIGETAIIGERVRIYQAVTLGAKRFPADEDGQLQKGHPRHPIVEDDVVIYAGATILGRITIGKGSTIGGNVWLTRSVPAGCNLTQANLQHDDGTQK, from the coding sequence GTGAGCGAGCGTTCCAGCCATTGGCAATTGCAGACCATCGTCAGCCAGCTGCGTACCGCGCGGGATCAGTGGCGGGCACAAAATGGCCGTGCTTCCGGCGAGCAGGGCGGGCGCGAATTGCCGTCCCGTGACGCGATGGCGCAAATCCTGGAAGCCCTGTGCGGCGCGTTGTTCCCGATGCGGCTGGGGCCGGTGGATCTGCGTGAGGAGAGCGAGGATTTCTACGTCGGCCATACCCTCGACGTCGCGCTGAATGCGCTGCTGGCCCAGGCACGACTCGAGCTGCGTTACGTCGCCCGCCACAGTGCCCAGGCCGACACTGAAGTCGAGGCTCAAGCCATCAGGATCATCCAGGATTTCGCCCTCGCGTTGCCGGGCCTGCGCAGCCTGCTCGACACCGATGTGCTGGCGGCGTATCACGGCGACCCGGCGGCGCGCAGCGTTGATGAAGTGCTGCTGTGCTATCCGGGGATTCTGGCGGTGATCCACCACCGTCTGGCGCACCATTTGTATCGCGCGGGCCTGCCGCTGCTGGCGCGGATCAGCTCGGAAATCGCCCACTCGGCGACCGGCATCGATATTCACCCGGGCGCGCAGATCGGCCGCAGTTTCTTCATCGACCATGGGACCGGCGTGGTGATCGGCGAGACCGCGATCATCGGCGAGCGCGTCAGGATTTATCAGGCGGTGACTCTCGGCGCCAAACGCTTCCCGGCGGACGAGGACGGCCAGTTGCAGAAGGGGCATCCACGGCATCCGATCGTCGAGGACGACGTGGTGATTTACGCCGGGGCGACGATCCTGGGGCGGATCACCATCGGCAAAGGCTCGACCATCGGCGGCAACGTGTGGCTGACCCGCAGCGTGCCGGCCGGGTGCAACCTGACCCAGGCCAATCTGCAGCATGATGACGGGACGCAGAAGTAA
- the betT gene encoding choline transporter BetT gives MNPPVFWFAATVILLFGLTVIAMPEQAGAWLLEAQNWAANTVGWYYMLAMTLYLVFVVVTALSGYGKIKLGADHDEPEFSYLSWAGMLFAAGISITLFFFCVSEPLTHMLQPPQGEAGTAEAARQAMQILFLHWGLHGWGVFAFVGMALAYFAYRHNLPLALRSALYPLIGKRINGPIGYAVDGFGIIATVFGLGADMGFGVLHLNSGLDYLFGIAHTQWIQVGLITLMMGAAIIVAVSGVDKGVRVMSDINMLLACALLLFVLFAGPTQHLLNTLIQNLGDYLGALPMKSFDLYAYDKPSDWLGGWTVFYWAWWIAWSPFVGLFIARISRGRTIREFVFGVLLIPLGFTLAWMSIFGNSAIDQVLNHGMSALGMSALDNPSMTLYLLLETYPWSKTVIAVTVFISFVFFVTSADSGTVVLSTLSAKGGNPDEDGPKWLRVFWGAMTALITSALLFSGSIDALKSAVVLTSLPFSLILLLMMWGLHKAFYLESQKQIAQLHSLAPVSGSRRGKGGWRQRLSQAVHFPSRDEVYRFMDTTVKPAIEEVTAVFAEKGLNVVTQPDPAHDSVSLEIGHGEQHPFIYQVQMRGYFTPSFARGGMGSKQLNNRRYYRAEVHLSEGSQDYDLVGYTKEQIINDILDQYERHMQFLHLVR, from the coding sequence ATGAATCCGCCGGTGTTCTGGTTCGCCGCGACGGTGATCCTGCTGTTCGGCCTCACAGTCATCGCCATGCCGGAACAGGCCGGCGCCTGGCTTCTCGAAGCGCAAAACTGGGCGGCCAATACGGTCGGCTGGTACTACATGCTCGCGATGACCCTGTATCTGGTCTTCGTGGTGGTCACCGCGTTATCGGGCTACGGCAAGATCAAACTCGGTGCCGACCACGACGAACCCGAATTCAGTTACCTGTCCTGGGCCGGCATGCTGTTCGCCGCCGGGATCAGCATCACGCTGTTTTTCTTCTGCGTGTCCGAACCGCTGACCCACATGCTCCAGCCGCCGCAAGGCGAGGCCGGCACGGCGGAGGCGGCGCGTCAGGCGATGCAGATCCTGTTTCTGCACTGGGGCCTGCACGGCTGGGGCGTGTTCGCCTTCGTCGGCATGGCGCTGGCGTATTTCGCCTACCGGCATAACCTGCCGCTTGCCCTGCGTTCGGCGCTGTACCCGCTGATCGGCAAGCGCATCAACGGCCCCATCGGCTACGCGGTCGACGGCTTCGGCATTATCGCCACGGTGTTCGGCCTCGGTGCGGACATGGGCTTCGGCGTGCTCCATCTCAACTCCGGTCTGGACTACCTGTTCGGCATCGCCCACACCCAGTGGATTCAGGTCGGCCTGATCACGCTGATGATGGGCGCAGCGATCATCGTCGCCGTCTCCGGTGTGGATAAAGGCGTGCGGGTCATGTCCGACATCAACATGCTGCTGGCCTGTGCGCTGCTGCTGTTCGTGTTGTTCGCCGGCCCCACCCAGCATTTGCTCAACACCCTGATCCAGAACCTGGGCGACTACCTCGGCGCGTTGCCGATGAAGAGTTTCGACCTCTACGCCTACGACAAACCGAGCGACTGGCTCGGCGGCTGGACGGTGTTCTACTGGGCCTGGTGGATTGCATGGTCGCCGTTCGTGGGCCTGTTCATCGCACGGATTTCCCGTGGCCGGACCATCCGCGAATTCGTCTTCGGCGTGCTGCTGATTCCGCTCGGTTTCACCCTGGCGTGGATGTCGATCTTCGGCAACAGCGCCATCGACCAGGTGCTCAATCACGGGATGTCGGCGCTGGGCATGTCGGCCCTCGACAACCCGTCGATGACCCTTTACCTGCTGCTGGAAACCTATCCGTGGAGCAAGACTGTCATCGCGGTGACGGTGTTCATCAGCTTCGTGTTCTTCGTCACCTCCGCCGACTCCGGCACCGTGGTGCTCTCGACCCTGTCGGCCAAGGGTGGCAACCCGGATGAAGACGGGCCGAAATGGCTGCGGGTGTTCTGGGGCGCGATGACTGCACTGATCACCAGCGCGCTGCTGTTCTCCGGCAGCATCGATGCGCTGAAGTCGGCGGTGGTGCTGACCTCGCTGCCGTTCTCGCTGATTCTGCTACTGATGATGTGGGGCCTGCATAAGGCGTTCTACCTGGAGTCGCAGAAGCAGATCGCGCAACTGCATTCGCTGGCGCCGGTGTCCGGTTCACGGCGGGGCAAGGGCGGCTGGCGCCAGCGTCTGAGCCAGGCCGTGCACTTCCCGTCGCGCGACGAGGTGTACCGTTTCATGGACACCACGGTGAAACCGGCCATCGAAGAAGTGACGGCTGTGTTCGCCGAGAAGGGGCTGAATGTCGTGACGCAACCCGATCCGGCGCACGACAGCGTCAGCCTGGAAATCGGTCACGGCGAGCAGCACCCGTTCATCTACCAGGTGCAGATGCGCGGCTACTTCACGCCGTCGTTTGCCCGTGGTGGCATGGGTTCCAAGCAGCTCAACAATCGCCGCTACTACCGCGCCGAAGTGCATCTGAGCGAGGGCAGTCAGGACTACGATCTGGTCGGATACACGAAAGAGCAGATCATCAACGACATCCTCGACCAGTACGAACGGCACATGCAGTTCCTGCATCTGGTGCGTTGA
- a CDS encoding LacI family DNA-binding transcriptional regulator encodes MSEEKPRKRRGAGRVTLNAVARQAGVSAITVSRYFNQPEQVSPERRERIAAVVAELGYVPNLVAGGLASARGKIVGMVIPNISGPIFANTIQGFSDTLSRHGYQLLLASSYFSTEQEENAVRAFLGWSPAALVVTSHFHSPGTEKMLAEADIPVIETWDYQPDREPMQIGFSHFEVGASAARYLHGKGYRRIAFVQNSAPGDFSALERRDGYAATMRELGLEPWVFAPDANRAPFEAGKQAMEALMNASPRPDAIIFANDNLAAGGLLAGQRAGLKIPDDCAVLGFGDYPFAEMLLPSLSTIKPPALEIGVLAATRVLESLGVLPSDEVQRLNLLQCMVIEREST; translated from the coding sequence TTGAGCGAAGAAAAGCCCCGCAAACGCCGTGGCGCCGGTCGCGTGACCCTCAACGCGGTGGCACGCCAGGCCGGTGTTTCGGCGATTACCGTATCGCGCTATTTCAACCAGCCGGAACAGGTCTCGCCCGAACGCCGCGAACGGATCGCGGCGGTGGTCGCAGAGCTGGGTTATGTGCCGAACCTGGTGGCCGGCGGGCTCGCCTCGGCGCGGGGGAAAATCGTCGGCATGGTGATCCCGAACATCTCCGGGCCGATCTTCGCCAACACCATTCAGGGCTTCAGCGACACCCTCAGCCGTCACGGCTACCAGCTACTTCTGGCCTCGAGTTACTTCAGCACCGAGCAGGAAGAAAACGCGGTGCGGGCCTTCCTCGGTTGGTCGCCGGCGGCGCTGGTAGTCACCAGTCACTTCCACAGTCCGGGCACGGAAAAGATGCTCGCCGAAGCGGATATCCCGGTGATCGAAACCTGGGATTACCAACCGGATCGCGAGCCGATGCAGATCGGCTTTTCACACTTCGAAGTGGGTGCCAGCGCCGCTCGTTATCTGCACGGCAAAGGCTATCGGCGCATCGCGTTCGTGCAGAACAGCGCACCCGGCGACTTCAGCGCACTGGAACGCCGCGACGGTTATGCGGCGACCATGCGTGAGTTAGGCCTGGAACCGTGGGTATTCGCACCGGACGCCAATCGCGCCCCCTTCGAGGCCGGCAAGCAAGCAATGGAAGCGCTGATGAACGCCTCACCGCGCCCGGACGCGATCATCTTCGCCAACGACAACCTCGCCGCCGGCGGCCTGCTCGCCGGGCAACGCGCCGGCCTCAAGATCCCCGACGACTGCGCCGTCCTCGGCTTCGGCGACTACCCGTTCGCGGAGATGCTGCTGCCCAGCCTGAGCACCATCAAACCGCCTGCGCTGGAGATCGGCGTGTTGGCGGCGACGCGGGTGCTGGAAAGTTTGGGCGTGCTACCGAGTGATGAGGTGCAGCGACTTAATCTGCTGCAGTGCATGGTGATTGAGCGGGAAAGTACCTGA
- a CDS encoding TonB-dependent receptor — MHNIPGATHKLAQSIRAAGWLLTGLAALPLPAAFAADSTDQEPTLKSVTVTATRREESLQKVPVAVSVIDGEQLERDNRNSVASIVQQVPSLNFRSGASNKDTSLFVRGVGTISTSPGVEPTVATVIDGVVYARPGQSTLDLLDLERVEVLRGPQGTLFGKNASAGVLNITSKAPTAETHGYIDQSYYSGNESRTRFGIGGSLIPDTLKGSISTLFGTYDGNVDNQHNGQEVNGYNHRGVRGKLEFTPNDDVTFTLIADYMQSHDDGPNGVVTKALTPAFANALSPVSATSHNRDINTDTRSHVEDTNKGLSGQLDWQLGDYTLTSITAWRGWDNTQYQDGDRLGTVTAAFPGTADKGDLAFDQYSQELRLASPKGEFLEYVGGLFYMHGKDEETYQRTLTTTTRTDRGVADYSTTSDSYAVFGESTLNFTSNLRGIAGLRYTHDDLEYDHRRVSTSATTVSGIQPATRSSGSVDEDGWSGRLGLQYDLSDTVTTYLTYSRGYKGPAYNVFFNMQPRDTEALKPETSNTWEAGIKASSWNNRLTTNLAVFHSDYDNYQANFFDTVAGQVVTRLINAGSVSTEGVELDFALQATQQLKFSGALAYTRARIDEFACPAGAAASCNVNGKPLPFSPDWKSYVRADYTIPLENGLDIELGTDYSWQSEVQYDISQNADTKQGAYGLWNASVALADYTNGWRVALLGKNLTDKSYSPLLASGGNYIYRAVPRDDERYFGVQLRKDF; from the coding sequence ATGCACAACATTCCTGGGGCGACACATAAACTGGCGCAATCGATCCGCGCTGCGGGCTGGCTACTCACCGGGCTGGCCGCGCTGCCGCTGCCGGCCGCGTTCGCCGCCGACAGCACCGATCAGGAGCCGACACTCAAGTCCGTCACGGTCACCGCCACCCGCCGCGAAGAGTCGCTGCAAAAGGTGCCGGTGGCGGTGTCGGTGATCGACGGCGAGCAACTGGAGCGCGACAACCGCAACAGCGTGGCGAGCATTGTCCAGCAAGTGCCGTCGCTGAATTTCCGCAGCGGCGCATCGAACAAGGACACCTCGTTGTTCGTGCGCGGCGTGGGGACGATTTCCACCTCACCGGGCGTCGAGCCGACCGTGGCCACGGTGATTGATGGCGTGGTTTATGCACGTCCCGGCCAGTCCACTCTGGATCTGCTGGACCTGGAACGCGTCGAAGTCCTGCGCGGCCCCCAAGGCACGCTGTTCGGCAAGAACGCCTCGGCCGGCGTGCTGAACATCACCAGCAAGGCGCCGACCGCCGAGACCCACGGCTACATCGATCAGTCGTATTACAGCGGCAACGAAAGCCGCACCCGTTTCGGTATCGGCGGCAGCCTGATTCCGGACACGCTCAAAGGCTCGATCAGCACGCTGTTCGGCACTTACGACGGCAACGTCGACAACCAGCACAACGGCCAGGAGGTCAACGGCTACAACCATCGCGGCGTGCGCGGCAAACTGGAATTCACTCCGAACGACGACGTCACCTTCACCCTGATCGCCGACTACATGCAGTCCCACGATGACGGACCCAACGGCGTCGTGACCAAGGCACTGACCCCGGCCTTCGCCAACGCGCTGAGTCCGGTGAGTGCCACCAGCCACAATCGCGACATCAACACCGACACCCGCAGCCACGTCGAAGACACCAACAAAGGCCTGTCCGGCCAGCTCGACTGGCAACTGGGGGATTACACCCTGACGTCGATCACCGCGTGGCGTGGCTGGGACAACACTCAGTATCAGGATGGCGACCGCCTCGGCACGGTAACGGCCGCGTTCCCCGGCACGGCGGACAAGGGCGATCTGGCCTTCGACCAGTACTCGCAGGAGCTGCGCCTGGCGTCGCCGAAAGGCGAGTTCCTCGAATACGTCGGCGGCCTGTTCTACATGCACGGCAAGGATGAGGAAACCTATCAGCGCACGCTGACCACCACCACACGGACTGATCGCGGCGTCGCCGATTACAGCACCACCAGCGACAGCTACGCGGTGTTCGGCGAGAGCACGCTGAACTTCACTTCGAACTTGCGTGGCATCGCCGGCCTGCGCTACACCCACGACGATCTTGAATACGATCACCGTCGTGTTTCCACCTCCGCCACCACCGTCAGCGGCATTCAGCCAGCCACCCGCAGTTCCGGTTCGGTGGACGAGGACGGCTGGTCCGGCCGGCTCGGTTTGCAGTACGACCTGAGCGATACCGTCACCACTTACCTGACCTACTCGCGCGGCTACAAAGGCCCGGCCTACAACGTGTTCTTCAACATGCAGCCGCGCGATACCGAAGCGCTGAAACCGGAAACCTCCAACACCTGGGAGGCGGGGATCAAAGCCTCAAGCTGGAACAATCGCCTGACCACCAACCTCGCGGTTTTCCACAGCGACTACGACAACTACCAGGCAAACTTTTTCGACACCGTCGCCGGGCAAGTCGTAACGCGCCTGATTAACGCCGGCAGCGTCAGCACCGAGGGCGTGGAACTTGATTTCGCTCTGCAAGCGACCCAGCAACTGAAGTTCTCCGGCGCGCTGGCCTACACCCGCGCCCGCATCGACGAGTTCGCCTGCCCGGCGGGCGCGGCGGCGTCGTGCAACGTCAACGGCAAGCCGCTGCCGTTCAGCCCGGACTGGAAAAGCTACGTGCGGGCCGACTACACCATCCCGCTGGAGAACGGCCTGGATATCGAACTCGGCACCGACTACAGCTGGCAGAGCGAAGTGCAGTACGACATCAGCCAGAACGCCGACACCAAACAGGGCGCCTACGGCCTCTGGAACGCCAGCGTCGCCCTGGCCGATTACACCAATGGCTGGCGCGTGGCGTTGCTGGGCAAGAACCTCACCGACAAGTCGTATTCGCCATTGCTCGCCAGCGGTGGCAACTACATCTACCGCGCTGTGCCTCGCGACGACGAGCGCTACTTCGGCGTGCAACTGCGCAAGGACTTCTGA
- a CDS encoding LLM class flavin-dependent oxidoreductase codes for MSRQLKLGAFLMATGHHVAAWRHPDVPANAGLDFAHYKRLAQIAEAAKFDTLFVADSVAAPTQDIASRMARSDHFEPLTLLSALSAVTEHIGLIATATTSYNEPYHVARKFASLDHLSGGRAGWNLVTSDNAAEAQNFGRDEHIGHAERYSRAREFHQVVTGLWDSWQDDAFIRDKASGAYYHPEKLHVLNHVGEHFKVKGPLNVARSPQGQPVIVQAGSSETGRELAAQTAEVVFTAQTSLASAQAFYADLKGRLPKYARSADSLKIMPGVFVVVGQTEAEAQEKCETFQQLVEPEVGVALLGRMLGNFDLSKYPLDGPLPELPLTDSGQQSRQKLLTELAGREHLTLAELGRRIAGGRGHYSVVGTPAQIADRLQEWFEQGAADGFNVLVPHLPGGLEDFANGVVPELQRRGLFRTEYEGRTLRQNLGLARPGNRFA; via the coding sequence ATGAGCAGACAGCTGAAACTCGGCGCGTTTCTCATGGCCACCGGGCACCACGTCGCCGCGTGGCGTCATCCGGATGTGCCGGCCAATGCCGGGCTGGATTTCGCCCATTACAAACGTCTGGCGCAGATTGCCGAGGCAGCGAAGTTCGACACCTTGTTTGTCGCCGACAGCGTCGCCGCCCCAACCCAGGACATCGCCAGCCGCATGGCCCGTTCGGATCACTTCGAACCGCTCACGCTGCTCTCGGCCTTGAGCGCGGTGACCGAGCACATCGGCCTGATCGCCACCGCGACCACCAGCTACAACGAGCCGTACCACGTGGCGCGTAAATTCGCTTCGCTCGATCACCTGTCGGGCGGGCGAGCAGGGTGGAATCTGGTGACCTCGGACAACGCAGCCGAAGCGCAGAATTTCGGCCGCGACGAACACATCGGCCATGCCGAACGCTACAGCCGTGCCCGGGAATTTCATCAGGTGGTCACCGGGCTCTGGGACAGTTGGCAGGACGACGCCTTCATCCGCGACAAGGCCAGCGGCGCGTATTACCACCCGGAAAAACTGCACGTGCTGAATCACGTCGGCGAGCACTTCAAGGTCAAAGGCCCGCTGAATGTCGCGCGTTCGCCACAGGGTCAGCCGGTGATCGTGCAGGCCGGCTCGTCGGAAACCGGGCGTGAACTGGCGGCGCAGACGGCCGAAGTGGTGTTCACCGCGCAGACCTCGCTGGCCAGCGCCCAGGCGTTTTACGCCGACCTCAAGGGGCGCTTGCCGAAGTACGCACGCAGCGCCGATTCGCTGAAAATCATGCCCGGCGTGTTTGTCGTAGTGGGGCAGACGGAAGCCGAAGCGCAGGAAAAATGTGAAACGTTTCAGCAATTGGTCGAACCCGAGGTTGGCGTCGCCCTGCTTGGGCGTATGCTGGGCAACTTCGATCTGTCGAAGTACCCGCTGGACGGGCCGCTGCCGGAATTGCCGCTGACTGACAGCGGCCAGCAAAGCCGACAGAAACTGCTGACCGAACTGGCCGGCCGGGAACATCTGACCCTGGCCGAGCTGGGTCGCAGAATCGCCGGCGGTCGCGGGCATTACAGCGTCGTCGGCACCCCGGCGCAGATTGCCGACCGTTTGCAGGAATGGTTCGAGCAGGGCGCGGCGGACGGCTTCAACGTGCTGGTGCCGCACCTGCCCGGCGGGCTCGAAGACTTCGCCAATGGCGTGGTCCCGGAACTGCAACGGCGCGGACTGTTCAGAACCGAATACGAGGGCCGGACCTTGCGCCAGAACCTTGGCCTTGCCCGGCCCGGCAATCGCTTTGCGTAG